One stretch of Glycine soja cultivar W05 chromosome 7, ASM419377v2, whole genome shotgun sequence DNA includes these proteins:
- the LOC114417735 gene encoding transcription factor bHLH140-like, protein MECINNPTSCEGSSSSSKHPNKSNREKKGVRKSNKGGGGGVRLSTDPQSVAARERRHRISDRFKILQSMVPGGSKMDTVSMLECAIHYVKFLQTEILLHQALIDFVDVDHHESPLFLPAEYNNFPDEHSNISLQQNPSSVSVHSHHHQQSLPQLPLSQCYFQGEEDFNTFDAIMPP, encoded by the coding sequence ATGGAGTGCATCAATAACCCTACCTCTTGTGAAGGGTCATCATCATCTTCCAAGCACCCCAACAAGAGCAATAgggagaaaaaaggtgtgagGAAAAGTAacaaaggaggaggaggaggagtgagGCTTTCCACTGATCCACAAAGCGTGGCAGCCAGAGAAAGAAGGCACAGAATCAGTGACAGGTTCAAGATCCTTCAGAGCATGGTCCCTGGTGGGAGCAAGATGGACACTGTTTCCATGTTGGAGTGTGCCATTCACTACGTCAAGTTCCTCCAGACAGAGATTTTGCTCCACCAAGCATTGATAGACTTTGTAGATGTTGATCATCATGAGTCTCCACTGTTCCTCCCCGCAGAGTATAATAATTTCCCTGATGAACACTCCAATATTTCCCTTCAGCAAAACCCTTCTTCAGTTTCGGTGCATTCTCATCATCATCAGCAGAGTTTACCACAGCTACCACTGTCACAGTGCTACTTTCAAGGTGAAGAAGATTTTAACACCTTTGATGCCATCATGCCACCATGA